A window of Pyrobaculum aerophilum str. IM2 contains these coding sequences:
- a CDS encoding molecular chaperone TorD family protein, whose translation MDRSAFYLSILLILRGELPPSKLGLDNDVDCDVTKINASEIRKDLDRVTRSLLSKALAQFYENYGFEAEERPDNLVTMVAFMAQLARIESEESLKGQLRFLNTHLLPTLKYAVEICPSLRQIYEILAEDAKTLKLILTS comes from the coding sequence ATGGATCGCTCCGCTTTTTACCTATCAATTCTCCTAATACTCCGCGGGGAGCTTCCGCCAAGCAAACTAGGCTTAGATAATGACGTGGATTGCGACGTAACTAAGATTAACGCCTCTGAAATTAGAAAAGACTTAGATCGAGTCACTAGATCTCTTTTGTCAAAAGCGCTGGCCCAGTTTTATGAAAACTACGGATTTGAGGCTGAGGAGAGGCCAGACAATTTGGTCACAATGGTGGCGTTTATGGCGCAATTGGCGAGGATAGAATCTGAGGAGTCATTAAAGGGACAGCTCAGATTTCTAAACACCCATCTACTCCCCACTCTTAAATACGCCGTGGAAATATGCCCCTCGCTTAGGCAAATTTATGAAATACTGGCAGAGGACGCAAAGACATTAAAACTCATACTTACTAGTTAG
- a CDS encoding AAA family ATPase: MERGEGLSSGDFREVRSVGRKNGQRAVVAIDEAQELIKLKGFGLLKILAYSYDNLRRVYFVMSGFKIGLLKRFLKLEKTDSPLFGRYMQIVELRPFTLQEAVRFLVEGCRQYGVDPPNAERVYRALGGLPGWLTYFGYTYVNTKREEESISQTVSYAVELIGQEFYHFLLGREAAERRYRVIMETAAECAS; the protein is encoded by the coding sequence TTGGAAAGAGGGGAGGGGCTCTCTAGTGGAGATTTTAGAGAGGTTAGATCGGTGGGCAGAAAAAACGGTCAGAGGGCAGTGGTGGCAATTGACGAGGCCCAGGAGCTCATAAAGCTTAAGGGGTTTGGTCTATTGAAAATCTTGGCGTATTCCTACGATAATTTACGCCGGGTATATTTTGTTATGAGTGGGTTTAAAATAGGGCTTTTAAAGAGGTTTTTAAAACTCGAAAAAACAGATTCTCCCCTCTTTGGCCGGTATATGCAAATAGTGGAGCTGAGGCCGTTTACCCTCCAAGAGGCTGTGAGGTTTCTAGTAGAGGGGTGCAGACAGTACGGAGTAGATCCGCCCAACGCAGAGAGGGTCTACAGGGCGCTTGGTGGCCTGCCCGGCTGGCTAACGTACTTCGGCTATACTTACGTCAATACTAAGAGGGAGGAGGAGAGTATAAGTCAAACTGTCTCTTATGCCGTGGAGCTCATTGGGCAAGAATTTTATCACTTCCTCCTCGGGCGGGAGGCCGCCGAGAGGAGATACCGCGTCATAATGGAGACGGCGGCTGAATGCGCCAGTTAG
- a CDS encoding 4Fe-4S dicluster domain-containing protein: MSIQTTRRDVLKATAAAVITLAVPISAQATEKRRWAMYIDVSKCYGCYACMVACAAENNVPIGVFRTWIERHVTKGGTVIFVPKQCNHCENAPCVKPCPTGATYKTEDGLVLVNDDLCIGCGACIQACPYGARFFNPVKGVVDKCTFCSHRIYQGKLPACVETCPTGARVFGDLNDPTSPVLKLVNTNATQRLKVETGAEPMIFYRNLPSEAGL; this comes from the coding sequence GTGTCTATCCAAACTACTAGGAGGGATGTGTTAAAGGCCACAGCCGCCGCTGTTATAACACTAGCCGTTCCGATATCGGCGCAAGCTACAGAAAAACGCCGCTGGGCTATGTATATCGACGTCAGCAAGTGTTATGGCTGTTATGCGTGTATGGTGGCTTGCGCCGCCGAGAATAACGTGCCTATAGGCGTTTTCAGAACGTGGATTGAGCGCCACGTCACAAAGGGAGGCACAGTTATCTTCGTGCCAAAGCAGTGTAATCACTGCGAAAATGCGCCGTGTGTGAAGCCATGTCCCACAGGCGCTACTTATAAAACTGAAGATGGACTTGTCTTAGTAAATGACGACCTTTGTATTGGCTGTGGCGCGTGTATACAAGCATGTCCATACGGCGCCAGATTCTTTAACCCAGTGAAGGGAGTTGTTGATAAATGTACATTCTGTTCCCACAGAATTTACCAAGGCAAATTGCCGGCATGTGTAGAGACATGCCCAACCGGGGCGAGAGTATTTGGCGATTTAAACGACCCCACATCGCCAGTTTTAAAACTAGTTAACACAAACGCAACACAACGGCTGAAAGTAGAAACTGGCGCGGAGCCAATGATCTTCTATAGAAACTTGCCCTCAGAGGCGGGCCTATGA
- a CDS encoding TIGR04084 family radical SAM/SPASM domain-containing protein has protein sequence MLWFLLTTGACNLKCRYCGGSFNPAHSPWRPRASAREVAGFISKIDASPVVFFYGGEPLVNPSYVLEVMEALGGAKFGIQTNGTLVKRLPPEAWRRFSTVLLSIDGPRELTDFNRGNGVYDRVLEALRWLKHEVNCKCKVIARMAVTRESRLYRDVTHLLSLGFDAVHWQLNVIWTDEWGPREFLKWAEESYLPDVERLRDLFLSEAERGRVLGIIPFLGIYRALLIRPYDWVPCGAGKYAYAINTDGRVLHCPIAVSEKWANAGHIKIGITNGVRLKDKCLICEYRHVCGGRCLYTHYEDFWGEEGFDAVCHVTKKTIRILEEALPYIFQLIKDGVIRREDIDYDPLLDSTEVIP, from the coding sequence ATGCTGTGGTTCCTCTTAACTACCGGCGCTTGTAATTTAAAGTGTAGATACTGCGGGGGGTCTTTCAACCCAGCGCACTCTCCGTGGCGGCCTAGAGCCAGTGCAAGAGAGGTGGCGGGTTTTATATCTAAGATAGACGCCAGCCCCGTTGTCTTCTTCTACGGGGGAGAGCCGCTGGTAAATCCCAGCTACGTGCTGGAGGTAATGGAGGCTCTCGGCGGCGCTAAGTTCGGCATTCAGACAAACGGCACTTTAGTGAAGAGGCTACCGCCGGAGGCGTGGAGACGCTTTTCCACGGTGTTGCTATCAATAGACGGCCCCCGGGAGTTGACCGACTTCAACAGAGGGAATGGCGTATACGACAGAGTTTTGGAAGCCCTCCGGTGGTTGAAACACGAGGTAAACTGCAAGTGCAAGGTAATTGCAAGGATGGCAGTCACTAGGGAGTCCAGGCTCTACCGCGACGTAACTCACCTCCTCAGCCTGGGGTTTGACGCTGTCCACTGGCAACTCAACGTGATTTGGACTGATGAGTGGGGCCCTAGGGAGTTTTTAAAGTGGGCTGAGGAGAGTTATCTCCCCGACGTGGAGAGGCTGAGGGATCTCTTCCTCTCAGAGGCAGAGCGGGGGCGGGTGCTGGGCATAATTCCATTTCTAGGTATTTACAGGGCATTGTTAATTAGGCCGTACGACTGGGTGCCTTGTGGGGCTGGAAAATACGCATATGCTATAAATACGGACGGCCGCGTGTTGCACTGTCCCATTGCCGTTTCTGAGAAGTGGGCCAACGCGGGACATATAAAAATTGGCATAACTAACGGCGTAAGGCTCAAGGATAAGTGTCTAATTTGTGAATATCGCCATGTATGTGGGGGAAGGTGTCTCTATACACACTACGAGGACTTCTGGGGCGAGGAGGGTTTTGATGCCGTATGTCACGTCACGAAAAAAACCATAAGAATTCTTGAGGAGGCCTTGCCCTACATTTTCCAGCTCATTAAAGATGGAGTTATTCGTAGAGAAGACATTGACTACGACCCGCTTTTAGACTCCACTGAGGTAATTCCTTAA
- a CDS encoding metal ABC transporter permease, which translates to MATIEVIAAVLTAAALAHAYFATPLLFWPLVSLVLTAVVLAMHSPLALSRRMTFLAHAQGHSILTAALAAAVTTALIKGGLTSFYLFVLFFAILLNLSVLAAGRLGYREDVATGVVMSLQITATIALLFVVRMVLPTSVDPLALITGEYVLVSWSDVLMQTPFLLISALFPLLYGAKYLYAAIDENYAEAIGLKPRLMDNLFLISMSVAVAASVYTLGSLMPAVLLVMPGAIAVRYTQSLTRQVPIAVSVALISVAVAHFIYTLIPWLWPSAAIGIVLLILLKPFKKGPPA; encoded by the coding sequence ATGGCCACCATTGAAGTTATTGCGGCTGTCTTAACGGCGGCCGCATTGGCCCATGCCTATTTTGCAACGCCTTTGCTGTTCTGGCCTCTGGTCTCTCTAGTGCTCACTGCAGTGGTATTGGCCATGCACAGCCCCCTAGCTCTCAGCAGGAGGATGACCTTTCTGGCCCACGCCCAGGGGCACAGCATTTTAACAGCGGCTTTGGCGGCCGCGGTAACAACCGCCCTAATTAAAGGCGGATTAACGTCGTTTTACTTATTTGTACTATTCTTCGCAATACTCCTAAACCTGTCTGTCCTGGCTGCGGGAAGGCTTGGGTATAGGGAAGACGTCGCCACTGGCGTGGTGATGTCGCTTCAAATAACTGCCACAATCGCTCTGTTGTTTGTTGTGAGAATGGTTTTGCCGACATCAGTGGACCCCCTGGCATTAATAACGGGGGAGTACGTGCTGGTGAGTTGGAGCGACGTGTTGATGCAAACGCCCTTTCTCTTAATCTCCGCCCTTTTCCCACTGTTATACGGCGCGAAGTATTTATACGCCGCCATTGATGAAAATTACGCTGAGGCCATTGGGCTAAAGCCGCGCCTCATGGACAACTTATTCCTAATCTCTATGTCCGTCGCCGTGGCCGCCAGCGTATATACTCTTGGATCGCTTATGCCGGCGGTTCTGTTAGTGATGCCGGGGGCAATAGCCGTGAGGTACACCCAGAGCCTAACTCGCCAAGTGCCAATCGCCGTCTCCGTGGCGCTTATATCTGTAGCCGTTGCCCACTTCATTTATACCTTAATTCCATGGCTCTGGCCAAGCGCAGCCATAGGCATAGTGTTGTTAATACTCCTAAAGCCATTTAAGAAAGGGCCTCCGGCTTGA